A single Oleidesulfovibrio alaskensis DSM 16109 DNA region contains:
- the ftsE gene encoding cell division ATP-binding protein FtsE — protein MLNAQHLSHNFGPHWALKNVSFRLDKGDFLFLCGPSGAGKTTLLRMLYGALPVYRGSLSVAGFDLRNLKTRQLPALRRQVSVVFQDFKILPRRSVYDNIAIALEVRCLQRVHIDRRVRAVARGLGLENRLAAPCSELSGGEQQRVAVARAVVVNPQILLADEPTGNLDPELALRMLDIFRQFHSYGTTVIVATHNRELVERHPGARVLRLDEGKITYANWTGAEIFEGSEAEDAW, from the coding sequence ATGCTTAACGCCCAGCATCTTTCCCATAATTTCGGCCCGCACTGGGCTTTGAAAAATGTTTCCTTCCGGCTTGATAAAGGTGATTTTCTGTTTCTGTGCGGGCCTTCGGGCGCGGGCAAGACCACTCTGCTGCGTATGCTGTACGGCGCGCTGCCGGTATACCGCGGCTCGCTGAGTGTGGCCGGTTTTGACCTGCGCAATCTCAAAACCCGTCAGCTGCCCGCCCTGCGCAGACAGGTGAGTGTCGTTTTTCAGGATTTTAAAATTCTTCCGCGGCGCTCGGTGTATGACAACATTGCCATAGCGCTGGAGGTGCGCTGCCTGCAGCGGGTGCATATCGACCGCAGAGTGCGCGCCGTGGCCCGCGGACTGGGGCTGGAGAACAGGCTTGCAGCGCCCTGCAGTGAACTTTCCGGCGGCGAACAGCAGCGGGTGGCGGTAGCCCGCGCCGTTGTGGTCAATCCGCAGATTCTGCTTGCGGACGAACCCACGGGCAATCTGGACCCTGAACTGGCTTTGCGTATGCTTGATATTTTCAGACAGTTCCATTCGTACGGCACAACGGTCATTGTGGCCACGCACAACAGAGAACTGGTGGAACGGCACCCCGGTGCCCGTGTGCTGCGGCTGGACGAAGGCAAAATAACCTATGCCAACTGGACAGGAGCCGAAATTTTTGAAGGTTCCGAAGCGGAGGATGCATGGTAG
- a CDS encoding cell division protein FtsX: MVGIILRLFGRGVRDMAAHPLAQVFTLLAVTLAVFLAGLFLMAFVNLDQALGTARGKAVYQVYWHADADMKTVRSQWDSFGHMPWLTEVKTYTPEEALETLSGNLSSVGGVDTSWIGKSPLPPTAVLVFEPKAKDMSGWHDETMTYLSGLPGVQRIGASPVRDDLARAWNVFSRNVMWPVIGFLGLVLSLVVGNTIKLSLVSRETEIEILHLVGARNWYIRLPLLITGGIQGLCGGLLATGLLWVTWMQIRNVFMFPPVSMQLSFLPVEQVAMLVAVPAVMGVVSSWIAVKR, from the coding sequence ATGGTAGGCATCATTCTGCGGCTTTTCGGCCGGGGCGTGCGCGATATGGCCGCCCATCCTCTGGCACAGGTCTTCACGCTTCTTGCCGTCACGCTGGCCGTCTTCCTTGCCGGACTTTTTCTGATGGCGTTTGTCAATCTGGATCAGGCGCTGGGCACGGCCCGTGGCAAGGCCGTTTATCAGGTATACTGGCATGCCGATGCCGACATGAAAACAGTGCGCTCGCAATGGGACAGCTTCGGACATATGCCGTGGCTGACCGAAGTGAAAACGTATACTCCCGAAGAGGCACTGGAAACGCTGTCAGGCAACCTTTCTTCGGTAGGCGGGGTGGATACATCATGGATAGGTAAAAGTCCGCTGCCTCCCACCGCGGTTCTTGTTTTTGAACCCAAAGCAAAGGATATGAGCGGCTGGCACGATGAAACCATGACGTACCTTTCCGGACTGCCGGGCGTTCAGCGTATCGGGGCAAGCCCCGTGCGTGACGATCTTGCCCGTGCGTGGAACGTGTTCAGCCGTAATGTCATGTGGCCGGTCATAGGTTTTCTGGGGCTGGTGCTTTCGCTTGTGGTGGGCAACACCATCAAGCTGTCTCTGGTCAGCCGTGAAACGGAAATTGAAATTCTGCACCTGGTGGGTGCACGCAACTGGTACATACGATTGCCCCTGCTTATCACCGGCGGCATTCAGGGCCTCTGCGGGGGACTGCTGGCCACCGGCCTTTTATGGGTCACATGGATGCAGATACGCAACGTGTTCATGTTTCCGCCGGTAAGTATGCAATTGTCTTTTCTGCCTGTGGAGCAGGTGGCCATGCTGGTGGCCGTGCCTGCGGTCATGGGCGTTGTAAGCAGCTGGATAGCCGTGAAGCGCTGA
- the ilvD gene encoding dihydroxy-acid dehydratase produces the protein MRSKKMTHGLEKAPHRSLLYALGLTREELSRPLVGVVNSANEVVPGHIHLHTIAEAVKAGVRAAGGTPMEFPAIAVCDGLAMNHEGMRFSLPSREIIADSIEIMATAHPFDALVFIPNCDKSVPGMLMAMLRMNVPSILISGGPMMAGTGNGKAADLITVFEGVGMVRQGRMTEDELEQLSETACPGCGSCAGMFTANSMNCLSETIGLALPGNGTTPANSAARVRLAKHAGMRVMELLERDIKPRDIVTEKAVANAVAADMALGCSTNTVLHLPAVFAEAGLDLTLGIFDEVSRKTPNLCKLSPAGDQHIQDLHRAGGIPAVMAELDKAGRIHRDALTVTGRTVGENLDALGAAVRDHDVIRPMEKPYSPQGGIAILYGSLAPEGAVVKQSAVAPEMMQRTARARVFESEEAAFEAIMAQRIEKGDAIIIRYEGPKGGPGMREMLSPTAAIAGIGLGADVALITDGRFSGGTRGAAIGHVSPEAADGGPIGLVREGDMIEIDIPARKLDLLVDEAEMERRRAAFTPVVKEVTSPLLKRYSRLVTSAANGAVYKR, from the coding sequence ATGAGAAGCAAGAAAATGACACACGGGCTTGAAAAAGCCCCGCATCGTTCGCTGCTGTACGCCCTGGGCCTGACCCGTGAAGAACTGTCCAGACCGCTTGTGGGGGTGGTCAATTCCGCCAACGAGGTGGTACCGGGACACATCCACCTGCACACCATTGCCGAAGCAGTGAAGGCCGGAGTGCGCGCCGCGGGCGGCACACCCATGGAGTTTCCCGCCATAGCGGTATGCGACGGGCTGGCCATGAACCATGAAGGCATGCGTTTTTCGTTGCCCAGCCGCGAAATCATTGCAGATTCCATTGAGATAATGGCCACGGCTCATCCTTTTGATGCGCTGGTCTTCATACCCAACTGTGATAAGTCGGTTCCCGGCATGCTTATGGCCATGCTGCGTATGAACGTGCCGTCCATTCTTATCAGCGGCGGCCCCATGATGGCAGGCACGGGCAACGGCAAGGCCGCAGACCTCATCACCGTGTTTGAAGGTGTGGGCATGGTGCGGCAGGGCAGAATGACGGAAGACGAACTGGAGCAGCTTTCCGAGACGGCATGTCCCGGCTGCGGGTCGTGCGCGGGCATGTTCACGGCAAACTCCATGAACTGTCTTTCCGAAACCATAGGGCTTGCGCTGCCGGGCAACGGTACCACGCCGGCCAATTCCGCAGCGCGGGTGCGGCTGGCCAAACATGCCGGCATGCGCGTCATGGAGCTGCTGGAGCGCGATATAAAGCCGCGTGATATCGTGACCGAAAAGGCCGTGGCCAACGCTGTTGCCGCGGATATGGCGCTGGGCTGTTCCACAAACACGGTACTGCATCTGCCCGCTGTATTTGCCGAGGCAGGGCTTGATCTTACTCTGGGCATTTTTGACGAGGTAAGCCGCAAGACCCCCAACCTGTGCAAGCTCTCGCCCGCCGGTGACCAGCATATACAGGACCTGCACCGTGCAGGGGGTATTCCCGCGGTCATGGCCGAACTGGACAAGGCGGGGCGCATACACCGCGACGCACTGACCGTCACAGGCCGTACCGTGGGCGAAAACCTTGATGCACTGGGCGCCGCGGTGCGTGACCACGATGTCATCAGGCCCATGGAAAAGCCGTATTCGCCGCAGGGCGGTATTGCCATTCTGTACGGGTCGCTTGCGCCGGAAGGGGCCGTGGTCAAGCAGTCTGCCGTTGCACCGGAAATGATGCAGCGTACAGCGCGTGCCCGTGTGTTTGAATCAGAAGAAGCCGCCTTTGAAGCCATTATGGCGCAGCGGATTGAAAAGGGCGATGCCATCATCATACGCTACGAAGGGCCGAAAGGCGGTCCCGGTATGCGCGAAATGCTGTCTCCCACCGCAGCCATTGCCGGCATAGGGCTGGGGGCCGATGTGGCGTTGATTACCGACGGGCGTTTTTCCGGCGGAACCAGAGGTGCCGCCATAGGGCATGTATCACCCGAAGCTGCTGACGGCGGCCCCATAGGGCTGGTGCGTGAAGGGGACATGATCGAGATAGACATCCCCGCCCGCAAGCTGGACCTGCTGGTTGACGAAGCAGAAATGGAGCGCCGGCGTGCTGCATTTACGCCCGTGGTGAAAGAGGTCACCTCTCCGCTGCTGAAACGCTACAGCCGTCTGGTGACGTCTGCCGCCAACGGTGCCGTGTACAAGCGCTGA
- a CDS encoding vitamin B12-dependent ribonucleotide reductase: protein MKQPEDLQPVVLNQNAEVVLSKRYYRKGPDGEPLEDATGLFWRVASAIAAEEGKYPDSSCRADELAREFYDLMTSWKFLPNSPTLMNAGTDLGQLAACFVLPVGDSIEEIFDAVKHAAMIHKSGGGTGFSFSRLRPAASRVGSTGGVASGPLSFLRIFNTATEQIKQGGTRRGANMGILRVDHPDILEFIRAKEREGEFNNFNLSVALTEDFMKAVEKGEEYPLMAPHSGEAKGTLNAREVFEILVQKAWESGDPGIVFIDRINRDNPTPAQGEMESTNPCGEQPLLPYEACNLGSVNLAGLYLAGHGSTADSIDWAELKRIIRLSVRFLDNVIDASRYPLDRITETVHRNRKIGLGVMGWADLLFQLRIPYDSQDAVKLAGRVMEFIRAEGRAASKQLAKERGPFPAYAESVFGQRDLGPYRNATITTIAPTGTLSILAGCSSGVEPLFALSFARHVMDGERLVEVNPYFEQALKDEQCYSEKLMEAVTQKGSVQTMEHLPQHMRDVFVTAMDIEPVWHLKMQAAFQEYTDNAVSKTVNLPNSATIDDIRSIYWMAYERGCKGVTVYRDGCKQSQVLCTGDGEKSKEEQKKERSVVRERPDIVYGFTQKVETGLGVLYVTINEVDGRPFELFTTIGKSGRSITAKAEAIGRLVSLALRSGVEVMEIVRQLKGIGGEHPKFQKKGLLLSIPDAIAWVMENRYLKAKVPVHAPNGLGRQQCPDCDEELVFQEGCHICPACGFTKCG, encoded by the coding sequence ATGAAACAGCCGGAAGACTTGCAGCCCGTTGTGCTCAACCAGAATGCAGAGGTCGTGCTTTCGAAGCGTTATTACCGCAAAGGCCCTGACGGAGAACCGCTGGAAGATGCCACGGGGCTTTTCTGGCGTGTGGCGTCTGCCATCGCGGCGGAGGAGGGTAAATACCCTGATTCGTCGTGCAGGGCGGACGAACTGGCCCGTGAATTTTACGACCTGATGACATCGTGGAAATTTTTACCCAATTCTCCCACGCTGATGAATGCGGGCACTGATCTGGGTCAGCTGGCGGCCTGTTTTGTGCTGCCGGTGGGTGATTCCATAGAAGAGATCTTTGACGCCGTGAAACATGCCGCCATGATTCATAAATCAGGAGGCGGAACAGGGTTTTCATTCTCGCGCCTGCGTCCGGCGGCCAGCCGTGTGGGGTCCACGGGCGGGGTTGCCTCGGGTCCGCTTTCTTTTTTACGCATTTTCAATACCGCCACGGAGCAGATTAAACAGGGAGGCACACGCCGCGGGGCCAATATGGGCATTCTGCGTGTGGACCATCCGGACATTCTGGAATTCATCCGCGCCAAGGAACGTGAAGGGGAATTCAATAACTTCAACCTTTCCGTTGCGCTGACCGAAGATTTTATGAAGGCGGTGGAAAAAGGTGAAGAATATCCCCTGATGGCGCCGCACTCCGGCGAAGCCAAAGGTACCCTGAATGCCCGTGAGGTGTTTGAGATACTGGTGCAGAAAGCGTGGGAGTCGGGGGATCCGGGCATTGTTTTCATCGACCGGATAAACCGTGACAACCCCACGCCCGCACAGGGCGAGATGGAGTCCACAAACCCGTGCGGGGAGCAGCCACTGCTGCCTTACGAGGCCTGCAATCTCGGTTCCGTCAATCTGGCCGGACTGTACCTTGCGGGGCATGGCAGCACGGCAGATTCCATAGACTGGGCAGAGCTTAAGCGTATTATCAGGCTTTCCGTGCGTTTTCTGGATAATGTCATCGATGCTTCGCGCTATCCGCTGGACCGCATAACAGAAACGGTGCACAGAAACCGCAAAATCGGGCTGGGCGTCATGGGCTGGGCCGACCTGCTGTTTCAGCTGCGCATTCCCTACGACAGTCAGGATGCCGTTAAGCTTGCCGGCCGTGTCATGGAATTCATCCGCGCGGAAGGCCGTGCCGCCTCCAAACAGCTTGCCAAGGAACGCGGACCCTTTCCGGCTTACGCCGAGTCAGTGTTCGGACAGCGGGACCTCGGACCGTACCGCAACGCCACCATAACGACCATTGCCCCCACCGGAACCCTGTCCATTCTTGCGGGATGCTCTTCCGGGGTTGAACCGTTGTTTGCGCTCAGCTTTGCGCGGCATGTCATGGACGGCGAGCGTCTGGTGGAAGTGAATCCTTATTTTGAGCAGGCGCTCAAGGACGAGCAGTGCTATTCTGAAAAGCTGATGGAAGCTGTAACGCAGAAAGGGTCTGTGCAGACAATGGAGCACCTGCCGCAGCATATGCGCGATGTTTTTGTGACAGCCATGGACATAGAGCCCGTATGGCATCTGAAAATGCAGGCGGCGTTTCAGGAATATACCGACAACGCCGTGTCCAAGACCGTCAACCTGCCCAACAGCGCAACCATTGACGACATACGCAGCATTTACTGGATGGCGTATGAGCGGGGCTGCAAGGGGGTTACCGTATACCGTGACGGCTGCAAACAGTCGCAGGTTCTGTGCACCGGCGACGGAGAAAAAAGCAAGGAAGAGCAGAAAAAAGAACGCAGCGTTGTGCGTGAACGTCCTGATATCGTATACGGATTTACCCAGAAAGTGGAAACGGGGCTGGGTGTGCTGTATGTGACTATTAACGAAGTGGACGGAAGGCCGTTTGAACTGTTCACCACCATAGGCAAGTCGGGACGGTCCATCACCGCAAAGGCGGAAGCCATCGGCAGACTGGTTTCGCTGGCGCTGCGCTCCGGCGTTGAGGTGATGGAAATAGTGCGGCAGCTCAAGGGTATAGGCGGAGAACACCCCAAGTTTCAGAAAAAAGGATTGCTGCTGTCCATACCCGATGCCATTGCATGGGTAATGGAAAACAGGTACCTAAAGGCCAAGGTGCCCGTACACGCTCCCAACGGGCTCGGTAGGCAGCAGTGCCCCGATTGCGATGAAGAACTGGTGTTTCAGGAAGGCTGCCATATCTGCCCTGCCTGCGGATTCACCAAATGCGGTTGA
- a CDS encoding periplasmic heavy metal sensor, whose translation MKTRSIITIVAALGIFALAAVAFAGPYGHGYGHRGGYGGMGSGGGAAVCPFGGSGPGGQAAYDSLTPDKQALYDKIVAEADGKMTPLRDKLFAKQAELNAMYNNPATDPAAVGKTAGEVAQLRTQLRNLHIELSQRLEKEVGLKSGFGRGHRGGFHRGGGYHMGGGMMGGHY comes from the coding sequence ATGAAGACCCGTTCCATTATCACCATAGTAGCAGCCCTCGGTATTTTTGCTCTGGCAGCAGTGGCTTTTGCCGGTCCTTACGGACACGGATACGGCCATCGCGGCGGATACGGCGGCATGGGCTCCGGCGGCGGGGCGGCCGTGTGCCCCTTTGGCGGCAGCGGACCCGGCGGTCAGGCCGCATATGATTCGCTGACACCCGACAAGCAGGCTCTGTATGACAAGATTGTGGCCGAAGCCGACGGCAAGATGACCCCCCTGCGCGACAAGCTGTTTGCCAAGCAGGCAGAATTGAATGCCATGTACAACAATCCGGCCACAGACCCCGCGGCAGTGGGCAAGACTGCCGGTGAAGTGGCCCAGCTGCGCACTCAGCTGCGCAACCTGCACATTGAACTTTCCCAGCGCCTTGAAAAGGAAGTGGGGCTCAAGTCCGGCTTCGGACGCGGTCACCGCGGCGGGTTTCATCGGGGCGGCGGCTACCATATGGGTGGCGGCATGATGGGCGGACACTACTAA